In Vibrio sp. STUT-A11, a genomic segment contains:
- a CDS encoding response regulator: MSIITSNNITVLVVDDSPESLSMLNATLNQAGLTVLVALNGVQALTIVQKVQPDVILLDAIMPEMDGFDTCVRLKELLPSTPIIFMTGLNDSKHVMRGFESGGTDYITKPVVPDEVLARIKVHSQSARLAKSAQAALDYAGQYIFCVSSNGNLEWATPHAQELLSSLGDDFSETWQKIQQDIAIWLMQSPADTPLTLKQFSPPLEASYAGDYNRIHSLVRISTPKQNGSEKDLQTHLGLTRRESQVLYWLSFGKTNWEIAQILEMSPRTVNKHLEQVYKKLDVDNRTSAASVSIRILERA, from the coding sequence ATGAGCATTATAACAAGCAATAACATCACAGTGTTGGTCGTGGATGACTCGCCTGAATCTCTCAGCATGTTAAACGCCACGTTGAATCAGGCTGGGCTTACGGTACTCGTCGCGCTTAACGGTGTTCAGGCACTGACTATTGTTCAAAAAGTCCAGCCCGACGTGATCTTGCTTGATGCCATCATGCCAGAGATGGATGGATTTGATACCTGTGTTCGGCTAAAAGAACTTTTACCCTCGACGCCTATTATCTTTATGACGGGATTAAATGACTCGAAACATGTCATGCGTGGTTTTGAATCCGGCGGCACCGATTACATCACCAAACCCGTCGTTCCCGATGAAGTACTCGCCCGAATCAAGGTCCATAGCCAATCTGCCCGTCTGGCAAAGTCGGCCCAAGCTGCCTTAGATTATGCAGGACAATATATTTTTTGTGTCTCCAGTAACGGGAACCTGGAATGGGCGACGCCTCATGCTCAGGAGTTACTTTCTTCACTGGGTGACGACTTTTCAGAAACATGGCAAAAGATCCAACAAGATATTGCCATTTGGTTGATGCAGTCCCCGGCAGATACCCCACTCACCTTAAAACAGTTTTCTCCTCCGTTAGAAGCCAGTTACGCGGGTGATTACAACCGTATCCATTCGCTGGTTCGTATTTCGACGCCCAAGCAAAACGGTTCAGAGAAAGATCTTCAAACCCATTTGGGTTTAACCAGAAGAGAATCACAAGTGCTTTACTGGCTTTCATTTGGAAAGACAAACTGGGAAATCGCGCAAATTTTAGAGATGAGTCCTCGAACCGTAAACAAGCATCTCGAACAGGTTTATAAGAAGCTCGATGTCGATAATCGAACTTCTGCGGCAAGTGTATCAATTAGAATATTAGAGCGAGCATAA